The segment CGAAGATATGTATTCATAATTAACCAGGCACACAGCATGTTTTGAGGTAATATTGATGCTTAGTCAAAGTTGACTTTTGaataatgcaatatatgttgATAATTGGATCATGGTTTTTTATCTATTTGTGCTTCATATTTacatcaaaacaaaataaaaggaatCAATTTGCATAGCACCATCAAAAACTTTTGAGGGGTAAAAGTTAAAACAGTGACCTTCAACCACTTCAATCAACTAGTATTTTGATTGGTTTCGAATTTGACATAAAGCATGGCATTAGTGAAAGGAAAAGAGAATTTGATTATGACGACTGCTTGGCACATCATAAAATCAAATGAGAAACAAAAGGTAAAATATGTAGCAGCAAAATGCTTTTAGAGTAGTAGAAATGTGTTATGGTTATTCCTTCGTACTAAAGGCTAAGGCACAGAAATATACAAACCTTTGATGCGCCTCAACTCTTTGCACAATGTAATGAAATCTCCCCATTTCATATGGCACCTCCTGATAAACCGCAGAATCTGTTCTGTAGTAAACATCGACAGGCTTTCAAGATACTCTCCATTGACACCGTTTTCCTCAAAAACTTGCCTGTAGCTGCCAAGGTTTATCTCTTCAAGCCATAATCCAACATCCTGAAAGAGAATTGATAATCTTAGGTAAATATTAAGCACCTTGAGGTAACATGCCCTTTCGATCATGCACATGACACTAACTGCTATATGTTCAAAACTGCGAATAGGTAAATATCAAGTTAGTCAGTTAGAACAAAAACAGATTGCCAAAACATAAGGATCAAATGAAAACACTATTTCAGAGTAAATATCACCGCGTGATGAGATCCTTAAAATGATTAAATGAAACTAAGATGCCCTTTTCAATTTTACAGGAACCAAAACCCACATAGATATGAATGACAAAAAGAACAAAGAGCGAAAAGAGAAAGCATAGGCACATGAAAATTAAAAGGCATGGTAGATATGGTTTAAACATTATGCTAAACCTGCTTGTGTTAGATAACACATGCAACCCTTATGAAAagttgtactacctccgtttcaggttataagactttctagcattgcccacattcatatagatgttaatgaatctaggcacacatatatgtctagattcattaa is part of the Oryza glaberrima chromosome 12, OglaRS2, whole genome shotgun sequence genome and harbors:
- the LOC127757014 gene encoding uncharacterized protein LOC127757014; the encoded protein is MSRGRSPEPLDFFIWTVEDVGLWLEEINLGSYRQVFEENGVNGEYLESLSMFTTEQILRFIRRCHMKWGDFITLCKELRRIKVACLKGEQEVRRPWWAPSCLSVVFVRAAKRNRQSRVVSLKLEP